The Anabas testudineus chromosome 15, fAnaTes1.2, whole genome shotgun sequence DNA segment tCTATCTATTTTTCTCCGTCTGCTCGCTATGTATATccaacctcttcctctcttcatgTTTCTTCCTTTCCATCACTCTGTTATTTCACTCTCTCCCTTTTGAAGTTGCTCCGACAGGAACAGAAAAGCACTTAACTTTCCCAGAGAACCTCCCATTGACTTCttgttgatttttctttcaaGTTCATTTTCAAACAACAGTTATTCATATTAAACAGATGAGAATACATATCAAGGCATTACAATGCAAATGACTGCACCCACATCTTTCTCacaattgttgttgttggggtgggtgtgtgggtgCGTAGGCAAATGCTCgtttgtgctgtatgtgtgtcactgtaccaAATCCAAACCCAAAGGCTAGCTCTGGGTATAACAGAGTGTAAGGACAGAACCTCTGCCCACTCTCTAGCATGACTCCTTTTCTACACAAAGGGCAGCCTGTGAAGAACTTCCTGTGTGAGGATTCTTTTATTTGTGGGCATGTTGTAGAGACTGTTGAGGTCAGGCGCTGTGACTCTGGATCGGGGGGTTCCTCTTCTTTTGTTGTGCTCCCCTCTAAatgctctctctttttcttcattctgtTGTATCTTGTCCCTTGTTTCTTGTCATCTCCGCCTTCTCCTCTGTTGCCCAACCTCCTTGTTCactcccctccctctgtctggcCTTTTTATTGTGTCCACCACAGACTGGAGTTGGTGGGTCTCATCACCCAGTGAAAAGGTGCAATGCCCCAACTTGGCCTCGCAGCTTGGGACAATGACTTTTTCTCCCTTGTGTGTCAGGTCATATTTTGTCACTGGTATCgtgacattttctgtgttttcgAAATGACATTGGTAGCCCCCTGATGTTTCATCTTGCACCACCAGAGGGTCAAAATTTTCATATATGATATGTTTTCAAATATCTCAGCAGCTTAATAGGTCAGCACAATTTATTTTGTGACTTTTCCATTCACCAAGAGGTTTGTATTTGTGCCTTCAAGTGAAGCATCTTGCCAGCTGCAGGCCAAGTTGTCATGAAACCTCAGGATCAATTGGAATGACTTCAGTGATGCTTTACTTTTCCAGTGCATTCACCGGGACAACAGTTTATGTCAGGACATCAATTAGCAGATCCACTGTCATTCCCACACAAACTACAGTCTTTAATAAATTGACAGGCTCTCAGCATTTAAATTTTGCACAATTTACCACAAGTGTCTCTTGTTCTCTCATAAATTCAGGGCCTGTTCTCGCTCAGCCAAGAAAAAGACCATCATTAGTGACTTGTTGAGGGCATATGTTAGTGAGATCCAATCTTAAAGTCACTCTGTTCTGCCTCAGAGGGTCTCTTGCTTATCATCTATTTTCCAAAATATGTGGTAATATTGAACTTTTAACCCCTAGTTTTTGTTCAGTAGAATACTAGCAATGTGCTGTTCACACATCCTGAATAGTTTTGTGGGATGTGGAGTAAAGCGTCGTACATAAAAGTGGTCAACCATTAGAGTGCCTTGCTTAATTTCACTGTTTCAGTGTGGTAGTTTCAAGAGTGAGCCTTATCCTACTTACTGTTTTTCAGCATGTCTGCATTAAACCAGACTATGAGGCATCTTCCTCAAGTGCATATTACACATCTTTTAGCATTTTTCCATACCTATGCCTCAGTTGCCTTTTCTTCTGCATTGCCCCATCACCTTATTAATGAGTCTTCTTTAATTGCTGTTTTAACAACATGGTTTCACCGTTTAGTAATTCTGCCTCAGGCTGCTAGCATCACTCCAAGCATGAGACTGCGGTGACTATGAAACACGTGACACACTATCACAAACTATTTTCTAAATGGTTTGGTGGTTAATTTGGATTGAAGTATCATAATTACAATTGTTCAGATAGTGAGGCAACAACAATTCAGGAGGAttggaggaggaaagaggatagatgtatatacagtaaatctgttTCCTCAGATTggattattttgtcttttcattagATTTGATTGTAAAGCAGTCTAgtgattgttttttatgttgaatAATGCCAGATTATGACAGTCTACTGTGGAGCCAAATGTTTTGAGGGACTGCCAagaataatatttttgtttacaCCAATTCTGTTTGTCCTCTCTAGACAGAGCTAAGTGAACAAAGCAGATCAGAATATTTTTCCAGAGTCGGAGAAACCCAAGAGCCTTTAAACAGccccacaaaaacaaagaagactGTGCTTCAAAAGATGTAAGTATGATCTAATGCAAAACTTTCCAACCCCACCAGTCATAGAGGACACTCAAGTATCTGTTCATATCCTCTTATCCTTTTAACTTTTTCAGAGCCAAAAAAGCCAGTGTCCAGCGAGAGCCGTATGGTTCCAGTATGAGAGAGCAGAACATTGACCAAAGAGTCTGTCCCAATgacattaaatgtgaatttaggGCTGGAGAGTCTGAATCAAGCCCAAACCTCACAGTGTCCAGCTCTCAACAGAAGATTCTCCCAGAAGCAGAGCACAAGTTGCAATGCCCCGGTGCCATAACTGAAGCCGTGGATCAGATTGGGACCACTCAAAAACAGGGCCTGACACAGGCacagcagacagagaacagTGCTCCACACAGCATCGGCTCAAATGGGGCCTGCCAACAAGAAATCTGTCAGGAGACCAGCAAGAGCAAAAGGTGCAAGCCAGTTGATGAAGGGGAAGACCCTCACCCACAAAGGGCCAAAAAAATGTGCCTTAGAATACCCTCAGCCACAATGCAAAATCATTCCACTGAGTGTGCCACACAAACAGTGAAGCACgatcttcttcctctgctgccCATTCCTGAAGTCGAATCCCAGGCAGAGTCCAAGGCTTTCCCAGTTACCGAGTGCAAGAAAACCACACTGGAAGTAGAGCTGCTTACTCCAGGGAAACGGGCCCAGAGGCTCCCCCTCGCAAGCAATAACACGgcacagacaaaccaaaacaGGCTGGCCGCAAGTCTGAGGGGCCTATCTGTCAAGCCTGCATCCTCAGGCTCCTCTATTAGTTCCAGATCCACACTCGTAGAGGAGGGGAGTGAAAATGTGCCCAGAACCTCTAGATTACGACGACTGAAGAGGTCCTGAGGGGGAGAGACAAGCTACAGTAAAGATGCCTGACGCCACAGAGATAGAGATGATATTGTGTCAGGCTACATGTTTACCCCATGCAGTCTCCTCAGATGAGTCACATTGTACTACAATATGGATTCTTTTCCCATTtggggcacacacacacacacacacacacacacacacacacacagatcaaatGCTGAACACATTATGGCAATTGATACATGAGCGTTTAAATTACGCTTTGTCAAATACTTGAAACAGATTTTGCCTCCACCCATAAGTACTGGTGGTCAAGAGAGGCTTGCAAATGAAAGTCAAAAACCTTTAATTGGAGTTAAGATTTGGTTTTGTGTTAAAGATTGGGGATTTCAGACAGGCAGGAGCCATGCAGTACGTCATGGCTTTCAGTCTGAAATACTGGCTCCTATGTGTCTGAAAACTGTCCAGTTTCCCCGCTGAAGCTCCGCTGTGATTGATTGCTGTTTCCAGATTTATTTCATCACCCCCTTCtcaaaattttatttttgtagctAGACTTCATTCATACACAATTTGCTCCATATTTTGTTGCTAAGCACCTGAAATGTATGTTTAAGTTTGAGAGTATTATGCAGCTTTTCTATTAAACTTGAACTAAATTTCAATGAATTTATGAGCAGTATTGATGTATTAATATATTAAGATTTAGCTGTTGTGATCACTGCAACTCTCGACAGGGATGTACAAATCATTCAGTTGGCACAGACCCAGAGAGAACAGCAATCACTCATGTAAAGCCTAAGGTGTTCGACTtgtcaaacacaaatacattaattctgatttatttttattttactgaaaagatgttttgtaatttaaatagatttttttcctagggaaaaaaaatcttggAATCTTTGTGGAAATATGCAAACAAGATGAGTCAGCCAGCATGAAATAACATGTAGATCTAGTCATTTTGCTCACACGGAGTCCAGAGTGGGTGATGGTCATGGCAATTTGACAGTGAACGTCTGTCTAACAATGATGTTACTAATGAAGCAATGTAACCTGAGATGAGTCACCAGCAGGAGCCAATTTTGTTCTCATCAAGACATAGACAATATGGTGGATTAGTGAAACTGACCCTAATGTTTAAAGTCCTGACATGTTTAAGAGGTGTTGATAATCTCTGGCTTTGCCTTTAATCCTTTTAAACTGATTGTGCAGGTCAGTACATCTTAGAATCTGttcattttacagtgtagtCTTGAAGTCTGTTAGTTTGAAAACTTAAGCCTGCTACTCGAACTAGACCAACAAGGTCAACATTGTCTGAGGATCATGAGGAGCAAGGGTATTTTTGTCTCCAGGATTGACTTAATGCAACGTAAtaagctgtaaacacatttgGACAGAGACCTTGCTCAAATCTATGATGTCTCTCCAGCAGCAGTTCCCACGCCAGCTGCCATGAGAAACCTTTCATATGCTCCAACATGTTTAGCTTGATGCAACATAGATAAGACTCTTCACTGCCTCTCCAGAACAAAGACAACTTTAATTCTCTTTTcatacaaaatatttaataaatatgacTTTCAAAAATATATTGCCAGATCAAAACATAATTCTCAAGTTCATAACAAAAGTCAAAAATAGGACAAAATGTTGCCATGATCTCAAAGGGTTAACAAATgagataaaacatgtttgtctttaagAGCCTCATTTTTAAAACGGAAACAAATGTGCACAGAAACTAAGCGGACTCTTGCAGAGCAAGGCAGTGTATTTTATCTGGTTCTACAGTGTTCCCATTGCCCCCCTGCTGTTCAAGTACTCGTGGTCTAGCTTAGGATATTATGCTGACTAAAGCAGATGGGAATTCTGGCGTGTTGTGTTGATGTGACTTTCTGTGCAAGCTGGTAGATTTTTGCAACCTTTGAATTATGCCAATGGGTtaaactgaagctgctgcaggattTCTGTTCCCTTAAATATTTCTCCATTAGTGGATAGCAATATGTCTGCTTCCATGTCTATCCGTCGCCACAGCTATGATCTTTTGTTGTCCTAATCTCACATGCCTTCAATCAAGGTCCTGGTAACATGAAATGTTTAAGGTATggaaaaagcattttatttctttcaggcCCAAAATGTCTACTCTTTGTCTCCTTTAAATTTGGCTTTTTTAGAATgcattgagaaaaaaaaaaagtaattgaaAGAA contains these protein-coding regions:
- the slx4ip gene encoding protein SLX4IP isoform X2; translation: MAPLKFVIKCGNFAVLVDLHILPLGGQEDTSWFTTDNIEDVTALVRDAVDQRVKQYTESLHNRKHPKQKKELAPAAAFLVKDLRVFPERYVVCVSCPEDASAHHGNSSLGVTELSEQSRSEYFSRVGETQEPLNSPTKTKKTVLQKIAKKASVQREPYGSSMREQNIDQRVCPNDIKCEFRAGESESSPNLTVSSSQQKILPEAEHKLQCPGAITEAVDQIGTTQKQGLTQAQQTENSAPHSIGSNGACQQEICQETSKSKRCKPVDEGEDPHPQRAKKMCLRIPSATMQNHSTECATQTVKHDLLPLLPIPEVESQAESKAFPVTECKKTTLEVELLTPGKRAQRLPLASNNTAQTNQNRLAASLRGLSVKPASSGSSISSRSTLVEEGSENVPRTSRLRRLKRS
- the slx4ip gene encoding protein SLX4IP isoform X1, whose product is MAPLKFVIKCGNFAVLVDLHILPLGGQEDTSWFTTDNIEDVTALVRDAVDQRVKQYTESLHNRKHPKQKKELAPAAAFLVKGKKFNLAANFLKRHSNLRCIAKHLYGDLRVFPERYVVCVSCPEDASAHHGNSSLGVTELSEQSRSEYFSRVGETQEPLNSPTKTKKTVLQKIAKKASVQREPYGSSMREQNIDQRVCPNDIKCEFRAGESESSPNLTVSSSQQKILPEAEHKLQCPGAITEAVDQIGTTQKQGLTQAQQTENSAPHSIGSNGACQQEICQETSKSKRCKPVDEGEDPHPQRAKKMCLRIPSATMQNHSTECATQTVKHDLLPLLPIPEVESQAESKAFPVTECKKTTLEVELLTPGKRAQRLPLASNNTAQTNQNRLAASLRGLSVKPASSGSSISSRSTLVEEGSENVPRTSRLRRLKRS